Proteins co-encoded in one Desulfitibacter alkalitolerans DSM 16504 genomic window:
- a CDS encoding glycyl-radical enzyme activating protein, translated as MKQTNTMMGTVLRIERSSIHDGQGLRTVVFLKGCPLKCLWCSTPESQSPDPELGYACNSCVGCGTCVASCPGGALSSTEDGSKIKYTSSSCRKCFHCVINCPRNALKKYGTCMSVEEAVREITKDEIFFFHSGGGVTLSGGEPLSQADFVSEVLRNCKGLGIHTAMETSLQASWEKVKSILQWLDVIYVDIKHMDPQQHKKLVGTDNSLILDNLRRIDQSPYPVHVIVRVPMIPGINDSDANLAATAGFCKNLKKLKEIELLPYHRLGMETYRHLQLEYALKDIMPPSQEEILERAKFLSLQKPGVPIRAGGGFIKDSGR; from the coding sequence ATGAAGCAAACCAATACGATGATGGGGACTGTTCTAAGAATTGAACGGTCATCCATCCATGACGGCCAGGGCTTGAGAACGGTGGTTTTCCTAAAGGGGTGTCCTCTAAAGTGCCTCTGGTGTTCAACTCCTGAGTCCCAGAGTCCCGATCCTGAACTAGGATATGCTTGTAATAGCTGTGTGGGATGTGGTACATGTGTCGCATCCTGCCCCGGGGGAGCTCTTTCTAGCACAGAAGATGGTTCAAAAATAAAATACACAAGCTCAAGCTGCAGGAAGTGCTTTCATTGTGTCATAAACTGTCCGCGTAATGCTTTAAAAAAGTATGGCACCTGTATGTCCGTAGAAGAAGCAGTGCGTGAAATTACAAAAGATGAAATATTCTTTTTTCATTCAGGAGGCGGTGTTACTTTAAGTGGTGGTGAGCCTTTAAGCCAGGCAGATTTTGTATCGGAAGTCTTACGAAATTGCAAGGGGCTAGGAATTCACACTGCCATGGAAACCAGCCTTCAGGCCTCCTGGGAAAAGGTAAAGTCAATTTTACAGTGGCTGGATGTTATCTATGTGGACATCAAGCATATGGATCCGCAGCAGCATAAAAAGTTGGTTGGCACTGATAACTCTTTAATTCTTGATAATCTTCGAAGGATTGACCAGTCGCCTTATCCGGTGCATGTAATTGTGCGTGTCCCAATGATCCCTGGCATCAATGATTCAGATGCCAATCTAGCAGCAACTGCTGGGTTTTGCAAAAATCTCAAAAAGCTTAAAGAAATAGAACTGCTGCCTTACCATCGCCTGGGAATGGAAACTTACAGGCATCTTCAATTAGAGTATGCCTTAAAAGATATAATGCCGCCATCACAGGAGGAAATCCTGGAACGAGCTAAATTTTTGTCCCTGCAAAAGCCTGGTGTTCCCATAAGGGCAGGTGGCGGATTTATCAAGGACAGTGGGAGGTAA
- a CDS encoding glycyl radical protein — MSDKGQQPGYMERIKRLKNRVLETRPEMDLENARILTEGFKEAEGEPLVVRKAKAFRKQCLEKTVTIWDDELIVGCSGSKIRAGILCADSCWSVLNDELETISERKYDPFYLKPEDRKVFEGQIRPYWKGKSNYEEWLAQIPDDTRELRDNGVVYIDRKAVRGWGETTAGYEWLIKEGIAGIIKVVEKRRAELDITIPGHYEQDYYLKALLIVAEGIMKLAERYAAEADRLASIEEDPQRKRELQEIAQICRYVPANPARTFREALQSFYLYHICIFMEQNAASYNPGRMDQYLWPYYKADLDAGRITPDEAQELLDCLWIKFSEPCLFQDATTAEFAAGYPMFQNVCVGGVDHTGRDAVNDLSYMILQATMDVQLYQPSLSVRYSLAKNPNSFLRKVVELVSLGTGFPAFHNDDLGIMMLMNKGIPLREALNWNPCGCVETNLEGRLRQYTALADINLGSMVEFALLDGKNRKSGKYISARTGSPLDFKTYDDFLAAVKTHIKYAVKAVVKGSHVIDEIGMNRPCPALSLTFKECIQRAKDYAWGGAKYNTGNGIILIGVADLINSLAAVRYIVFEKQQATMSELLAALDKDFQGYERLYKLCLDAPKYGNDDPMVDDIAGDMFTFIADEIEQYSSKYGRMTPGILPVSGNTPFGLEVGALPSGRRAWSPLADGVSPSGGTDFNGPGSVLKSVARIPHARFVQGTLLNMKIEPAMLNTENGITQMMNLLKSMCSLGVYHVQFNVIDQEKLIRAQQYPDEYKGLLVRVAGYTAYFVELGKDVQDEIIGRTIHHGISVG; from the coding sequence ATGTCTGATAAAGGGCAGCAGCCAGGGTATATGGAACGTATAAAGCGACTTAAGAATAGAGTCCTCGAAACCCGCCCAGAGATGGACCTGGAAAATGCAAGGATACTTACTGAGGGTTTTAAAGAGGCTGAAGGTGAACCGCTAGTGGTACGAAAAGCTAAAGCCTTCCGTAAACAATGTTTGGAAAAAACTGTAACCATATGGGATGATGAGTTGATTGTTGGCTGTTCTGGAAGCAAGATACGAGCTGGCATCTTGTGTGCAGATTCCTGTTGGTCAGTACTTAATGATGAATTGGAAACAATTAGTGAGCGCAAGTATGATCCCTTTTATCTCAAACCTGAGGATCGAAAAGTTTTCGAAGGGCAGATCAGGCCATATTGGAAAGGCAAATCAAATTATGAAGAGTGGCTTGCCCAGATTCCTGATGATACCCGTGAATTGCGGGATAATGGAGTGGTTTATATTGACCGTAAGGCTGTTCGAGGATGGGGAGAAACCACTGCCGGTTATGAATGGCTTATTAAAGAAGGGATAGCTGGAATAATAAAGGTAGTAGAAAAGAGGAGAGCAGAACTGGATATAACCATACCTGGCCATTACGAGCAGGACTACTATTTAAAAGCCCTGCTCATTGTGGCCGAGGGTATAATGAAATTAGCCGAGCGCTATGCTGCTGAAGCTGACCGCCTGGCTTCCATAGAAGAGGACCCTCAGAGAAAAAGAGAGCTCCAGGAAATAGCACAAATATGCCGTTATGTTCCTGCAAATCCTGCAAGAACCTTTAGAGAAGCCCTTCAATCCTTTTATCTCTATCATATATGTATTTTTATGGAACAAAATGCTGCCAGCTATAACCCGGGAAGAATGGATCAGTATCTCTGGCCTTACTACAAGGCCGATCTAGATGCTGGGCGTATTACACCTGATGAGGCCCAGGAGCTTCTTGATTGCTTGTGGATAAAGTTTAGTGAGCCATGCCTTTTCCAGGATGCAACCACGGCAGAGTTTGCCGCAGGGTATCCCATGTTTCAGAATGTGTGTGTTGGAGGTGTAGATCATACCGGCAGGGATGCAGTAAATGACCTTTCCTATATGATTCTCCAGGCAACAATGGATGTCCAGTTATACCAACCATCACTTTCAGTACGTTATAGCTTGGCCAAAAACCCCAACTCCTTTTTGAGAAAGGTTGTTGAACTGGTGAGCCTTGGAACAGGTTTTCCAGCGTTTCATAATGATGATCTGGGAATTATGATGCTTATGAACAAGGGTATTCCCTTAAGAGAGGCCTTAAACTGGAATCCCTGCGGATGTGTGGAAACCAACCTTGAAGGAAGATTGCGTCAGTATACTGCCCTTGCAGATATTAATCTGGGCAGCATGGTTGAATTTGCCCTTTTAGATGGGAAAAATAGAAAAAGCGGGAAATACATTTCTGCAAGAACCGGCAGCCCACTTGATTTCAAGACATATGATGATTTTCTTGCAGCAGTAAAGACCCATATAAAATATGCTGTAAAAGCAGTAGTAAAGGGAAGCCATGTCATAGACGAAATTGGTATGAATCGCCCATGTCCTGCCCTTTCATTGACTTTTAAAGAGTGCATCCAAAGGGCAAAGGATTATGCCTGGGGCGGAGCAAAATACAATACTGGGAATGGAATTATTCTTATTGGTGTGGCCGACCTTATCAATAGCCTTGCAGCAGTCAGGTATATTGTTTTCGAGAAGCAGCAGGCTACCATGTCAGAACTATTAGCTGCCTTGGACAAGGATTTTCAAGGGTATGAAAGGCTTTACAAGCTATGCCTTGATGCTCCCAAGTATGGAAACGACGATCCCATGGTAGATGATATAGCAGGGGATATGTTTACTTTTATTGCAGATGAGATTGAACAATACAGCAGCAAATATGGCCGTATGACACCTGGCATCTTGCCTGTTTCTGGAAATACTCCCTTTGGCCTGGAGGTTGGCGCCCTTCCATCTGGGCGCAGAGCCTGGAGTCCCCTTGCTGATGGGGTTAGCCCCAGTGGAGGTACAGATTTTAACGGCCCTGGTTCCGTCCTCAAATCAGTTGCAAGAATTCCCCATGCTAGGTTTGTCCAGGGGACATTGTTAAATATGAAAATTGAGCCAGCAATGTTAAACACGGAAAATGGAATAACCCAGATGATGAATTTGCTCAAGAGTATGTGCAGCCTTGGCGTATACCATGTGCAGTTTAATGTAATTGATCAGGAAAAGCTGATTCGTGCCCAGCAATACCCTGATGAATATAAAGGGCTGCTGGTTCGTGTGGCAGGCTATACAGCTTATTTCGTAGAATTGGGTAAGGATGTGCAGGATGAGATAATTGGACGTACCATACACCATGGGATTTCTGTGGGGTGA
- a CDS encoding universal stress protein: protein MFKKLLICSDLSDASNALINCVGQLKNAGVEEALLLHVVYETIPFETEEVQLERLKPIIDENHPTSQAILDKLENQRSILDAAGIKTVIKTVHGIPSQVITEEAEKQKASAIFMGTHGKGILKRATIGSVSSEVLTMTRIPVFLVKTTISKDEVTLACKRMFNRILYLTDFSKTAVRALDYVEKLVGDLKVPVTILHVQDTVDIDGLIHSVPELDPKVIKDIQDRNTKAVENDLVSIKTKLEAAGAANVDYQLAKGRPIDVIMKTIEDNKDLSLVVMGSQGKGFVKELFMGSLSLQVTRYSPIPVLLIPAKS, encoded by the coding sequence ATGTTTAAAAAACTATTAATTTGTAGTGATTTATCAGATGCATCTAATGCTCTAATTAATTGTGTGGGCCAACTTAAAAACGCAGGAGTTGAAGAGGCACTGCTGCTGCATGTAGTTTATGAAACTATTCCTTTTGAAACTGAAGAGGTTCAATTAGAAAGATTAAAACCTATCATAGATGAGAACCATCCTACTTCACAAGCTATATTGGACAAGCTAGAAAACCAGAGAAGTATTTTAGATGCAGCCGGCATTAAAACAGTTATAAAAACTGTTCATGGTATACCTTCCCAGGTAATAACAGAGGAGGCAGAAAAGCAAAAGGCATCTGCAATATTCATGGGCACCCATGGCAAGGGAATTTTAAAGAGAGCTACTATAGGAAGTGTATCCTCTGAAGTCCTTACCATGACAAGGATACCTGTCTTTCTAGTTAAGACTACAATAAGCAAGGATGAAGTCACCCTTGCCTGCAAAAGAATGTTTAATCGCATATTGTACCTAACTGATTTTTCAAAAACAGCAGTAAGGGCACTAGATTATGTAGAAAAACTTGTTGGAGATTTAAAGGTACCAGTTACTATACTCCATGTACAGGATACAGTAGATATTGACGGTTTAATTCACTCAGTTCCTGAATTAGATCCTAAAGTAATCAAGGATATTCAAGATAGAAACACTAAAGCAGTTGAGAATGATTTAGTGTCTATAAAAACCAAGTTAGAGGCTGCTGGAGCTGCCAATGTAGATTACCAGCTTGCCAAGGGGCGGCCTATTGATGTGATTATGAAAACCATTGAGGATAATAAGGATCTATCCCTTGTAGTAATGGGAAGCCAGGGCAAGGGCTTTGTAAAAGAATTGTTTATGGGAAGCCTAAGCCTGCAGGTAACCCGTTACTCCCCAATCCCAGTGCTGCTTATACCAGCAAAGTCCTAA